From Woronichinia naegeliana WA131, the proteins below share one genomic window:
- a CDS encoding ISKra4 family transposase, with protein MTAKLINVEGSKIKIELTLELSRSMLDTEINIQKGLNEVGCIASKEALKYLDTDGSPLKIGEEIWKSKGEQPKEYQTPYGEVIVNRHVYQRSVGGKTYCPLEREARIIITSTPLLAKQVSSKMSGMAGKEVKNDLLENHGRKVALSYIQRLSEAVGSVVQAKEEAWSYAPPKEDSQIATVGIGLDGTCMLMCEDGYREAMVGTVSLYDSEGERQHTIYLGAAPEYGKKSFLERLEREIERAKNRYPEATLVGIADGAESNWKFLEKQTEEQILDFYHASGYLGALAEALHPNTVSKQKEWLTENCRELKHEKGKAGELLNLMKEVKEEKSHSKNLTEKLQAAITYYENHQHQMDYAEYIEKKYPIGSGVTEAACKTLVKQRLCCSGMRWKEKGAGIILSLRALVLTKERWSQFWAKLDQYGFPVEP; from the coding sequence ATGACAGCAAAACTAATTAATGTAGAGGGTTCAAAGATAAAAATAGAACTAACATTAGAACTCAGTCGTTCAATGTTGGATACAGAAATAAATATTCAAAAAGGCTTAAACGAAGTAGGTTGCATCGCCAGCAAAGAAGCCTTGAAATATTTAGATACAGATGGTTCACCCTTAAAAATCGGTGAAGAAATCTGGAAGAGTAAGGGAGAGCAACCGAAAGAATATCAAACACCTTATGGTGAGGTTATAGTGAATCGTCATGTATATCAGCGTTCAGTAGGAGGAAAAACGTATTGCCCCTTAGAAAGAGAAGCAAGGATAATCATAACATCAACGCCATTATTGGCAAAACAGGTATCCTCAAAAATGTCAGGGATGGCAGGCAAAGAGGTGAAAAATGATTTATTAGAAAATCATGGTAGAAAAGTAGCGCTATCCTATATCCAAAGATTGAGTGAAGCAGTAGGAAGTGTGGTACAGGCAAAAGAAGAAGCGTGGAGTTATGCCCCGCCCAAGGAGGATAGCCAAATTGCAACAGTGGGAATAGGATTAGATGGAACCTGTATGCTGATGTGTGAGGATGGCTACCGTGAAGCAATGGTGGGAACCGTTTCCCTATACGATAGTGAAGGCGAACGTCAACATACAATCTATCTAGGTGCGGCACCAGAGTATGGAAAAAAGAGTTTTCTAGAAAGATTAGAAAGAGAAATTGAGCGAGCGAAAAACCGTTATCCAGAGGCAACATTGGTCGGGATAGCAGACGGGGCAGAATCAAATTGGAAGTTTTTAGAAAAGCAAACGGAAGAACAGATATTAGATTTCTATCATGCCTCTGGTTACTTAGGTGCCTTGGCAGAAGCGTTGCATCCGAATACCGTGTCAAAACAAAAAGAATGGTTGACTGAAAATTGTCGAGAACTCAAGCATGAAAAAGGAAAAGCAGGAGAACTGCTAAATCTGATGAAAGAAGTCAAAGAAGAAAAAAGTCATTCTAAGAATCTTACCGAGAAACTACAAGCGGCGATTACTTATTACGAGAATCATCAGCATCAAATGGATTATGCTGAATACATAGAGAAAAAGTATCCGATTGGTTCAGGTGTTACGGAAGCAGCTTGTAAGACGTTGGTCAAACAACGATTATGTTGTTCAGGGATGCGATGGAAGGAAAAAGGAGCAGGAATTATTTTGAGCCTACGAGCTTTGGTATTGACCAAGGAACGATGGAGTCAATTTTGGGCAAAACTTGATCAATATGGGTTCCCTGTAGAACCCTGA